The Silene latifolia isolate original U9 population chromosome Y, ASM4854445v1, whole genome shotgun sequence sequence AAAAGGTTGACAAGCAGTAGATGAAGTATCAACCCCACGGTCGAGTGAATATGCTACTGACTGGGTTTGGACTCAGGTAATGAGTATCACCTCCCATGACTATACCCGCTAAACTAGCTGACATCTGCATGATTTTACTCCGTAATTTATGCGTAGCTCTATTTGTTAACTTATGATTCTTAATTTCTTATATCGTGTAGTGCCTGTCGATCAATTAACTTAGGCTTGCCTCGATCTAACAGACAATTTTTGCTTCTGAAAGTATTGTGACTGATCACTTTATGTAATTCTCAACTTTTGCTTCTGAATTGTAATGCTAAGGCATCATAAACTGTGTGTTTCTTATATACTCTCTCCGTCCTATCAATTATAATGAGTTATACAATTGCTAAAAAACACTAAACTTCTATTCGTGGTTGCGAACAACTAAAATAGATGATTTCCCgatttgctcttgaaaatttccgACAAGCATTACGAGAGAACTTATAAAACTCCCCTACAAATTCAACCTCATGTCCCTTTGAAACCATTGGAGCTTGGTGAAATATCTTGCATAAGTCCATTTCCATTCTTCTTATACGTTCTTCAGTTTCCTTTCTACAATATCTCACAGCACGTAACCTAAAATGGAAATGCTTTGCATCGATAGTGCCGCTTAGTAACAAGAATCCTACTAACTCCACGAAAGATTTTGATGGGACTCTGTAATTCCACCAGTCGATTTCTACCTCCACCCTCTTGAGTACTCGATGTAAGGTGCTTGAACGGCTAGAATGTGACGAGAGCTTCAACCATGGTTTATGTCTAATATAACCTTCTTCAAGTTTTAGAGTAAAAACGTCTAGCACAGGGCACAATTTCAGTAATGACAACAATAAATTAGTATCCAGGATATCGGGGTATGTTTTCATGTTTAGTGTAAGCCTAGTTACATTGCGAAACACGGTTGATATGCAACCTAGAACCGCAACATTCAGGGTAATCCATGCAACACGTAAATCGCTTCATAAAATTTTGACATCAACTTCTTTTTTCATCGTCTAGAGGATGATGATTTTCACTAATTTGGTGTTTTGCTTCACGCAACGCAATTGGTTCCTCGTCAAGGCAAATTACCCCTTTTATCGAAGCACAGACATCCAAATACTCTAATTTTGGGGCGTTAATCACCACTTTGCTTCTATTCCCGAACCTCAAGTACATAAATAGTCGTCTTAGATTTTGATTTGAACATTTCAAATAACCATCTGTCCTAAACTCTACGCTCGTTAAAGACAATTCTTCAAGCGATAGACAAGATTTGATAAGCTTTCCCAGGCACTCGCAACTAATACAACAAAAACTAAGGCTTAGCTTCTTCAAATTGGGTAAAATGATGGGATCAGCATAGTCAAGTAACTCCCAATCGTATGTTGAGTCCAACTCGATGGATACCAGTGACCGCGTTTGAAAAACATAACTCGGTAATCTAGGCTTATGCTTACCATAAAAATAAGGGGTCCACGTTAAATTGAGTTCACGGACATTCCGATTACAAATTCGGCGAAGCCAAGAATAGTGAGGACGCCGCCAATGCTTGATCGAAACATTGTCATCAAATTCGAGATGGAAACGATGGATGAAAGGGGACTTAATTTGCCTCATGACGTTCGAGAAAAACATCGAGAATACAAACTTATAATCGGACTTATGATCGCTTATGATAATGGAGGATATGTTATTCCATAGACCACGCCATCGACGGGATAGTAACCCGGTGACAACGGCTGATCGAAGAGGAAGACAGGAGATAATCACGATAAGTATATCGTCATGGAGCGAACTCAGCCGGTCATTTGTTTGTTCTACAAATTGAAAGTTGTTATTTTTCCTCCGTCTCTTCTTCGCCTTTTCTTTGACGGCCATCGATGAGGTTTAAAGTGGCTAAAGAGAGTGTTGGTTGAGTTATGATTTGACTGAGTATAACCTAATTTGACTTTTACCGCAAATGAAAATAAATTGGgatattctctccaaaaaaaaaattgggatATTCTATAGGGTATTCCTTTGTTTTTGTATATTCTACGTGATTTTCTCCTTTTTAGCTAAAAATCTTTGATGTTTATAATTCTTGCTTACGAACCCCAAAAACAACAAATCTTTTTTTCCAAATTAAACATATAGTAAAGacgatcaatttgaaaaaaaaaaaaatcattacttTATGAACTTGTATCCATAGGATATAGTTAGTCAAAGTTTATTTGGTTAAAAACATTTGACCGACATCACTCTTGCAACAAGTTCATAaagtgacaattttttttttttttttttaaattcaaagATCTCGGAAAGacgatcaatttgaaaaaaaaaaagttatgtcGCTTTCCGATTTCATTACCATGAATTATGCGTGGTCAAAGCTTTTTAGCAGGAAAGGGGGGTACTCCTTAGATTATAATTAAAAAAATCTAGGAGTAtcatgtagaatatcccaaatAATTTAAGCCATTTATTTAAATAATAACTTAGATCTCGCGCAATGAAttcgcggtatttatagagtttttattttttatgttaTTTGCGGAGAATTATACGAAATTAACATCTCATTAAATTTTGATACATTATTATATTCTGatgtgagaaaaaaaaattgaatgcaaaactatttaacaaaatttaGTAATATCATGAAATGTATGTATTAATGAAATTTTTTTTTCACTAAGCTAATAATTGAGACATTTTATAAATTTCTCAAATTACTTTATGGTATTGGAATTGACTCAATAGCCCTTCATAAAACAACATCCATTAGCCAACGATGCTAATTTTGAAAAACATATTAATCCTTGTTTTTATGTAATGTACATACTTTGATTTTAAATCCCAAAAAGAAGGCCAAATTACGTTACTCCTATGACGGGCGTTCTTAGAAGAAAAGCACGCATGTTACCAAGTAATACATTTCTAATGGCATAACTGTTAAAGAGCATTTAATTATAATCCGTGTATGAAAGAGCAATGTCCGAAAAATATCATGATCAACATCTACAAATCGATTGCCTTCTAGAATGGTTACGAAGAGTCATTGTTGAAGCACTAATCTATTGATAATAGCATATAGTCGATGCAAGAAGCGAAAAACTAGAGACGATATGGAGCTCTAACTACGACATCATTAGCAATATATCATAATGTCTCAAAGACTCCTGCAAATAGTATGACATAAGGAACAATATACACGTTATTGGATCGACTCCCAACTTAAAAATTAAAAGCAgaggcaaatttatatagccatATTCAGCTGTTTCATGGTGAACAACTGAAATGGATGATTCCGCGATTTGCTCTAGAAAATTTTCTACTAGCGTTTCAAGACAGCTTAAAATACTCCCCAACAAATTCGACCTCATGCCGCTTTGAAACCATTGGAGCTTGGTCGAATATCCTGCACAACTCTATTTCCATTCTTTTTATACTCTCTACACTCGCTTTTTGACGATTTTTCACACCTGCAAACCTAAAATGGAAGTGCTCCGAATTGATATGGCCGCTCAATAACAAGAATCCTACTAACTCTAGGAAAGATTTTGATGGGATGTAGCAATCGCACCCGTTGATTTCTACCTCCACCGTCTTGAGAACTCGTCGTAAGGTGCTTGAACGGCGAGATAGTGAGGGGAGTTTCAACCACGGTTTCTGTCTAGTATAAAGTTCCCCGAGTTTTAGAGTAAAAACGTCTAGCAAATGGCACAATTTCAGTAATGACAACAATAAATTAGTATCGAGGTACGTTTTCATGTTTAGTGTAAGCCTAGTTACGTTGTGAAACACGGTAGATATGCAACCTAGACTTGCAGCATCCAGGGTAATCCATCCAACACTAGAAATCGCTTCGTAAAATTTTGACATCAACTTCTTTTTTTCATCATCTAATAATGGATGATAAAGTATAAAGTATTTGATCAAAAATAAAATTCTTTTTTTCATCATCTAATGGATGATAAAGTATAAAGTATTTGATCAAAAATAAAATCGGTGCTATTATATGCAATGATTACTCCTAACGTTCAAATAGAATATAATTActaaaaattaatcaaataagtTAAAATAATGATACATTGATACATTtacaaaatatcaaattttatatcGGTTACAAACATATTTAAACCTGACTTATCTTCATCACAAAGCAATGAATAATGTTTTTTAGTTATTTGTATGGTTTACATAACTACATATAATTACTAATTGTGAGTTTTTTTATAGCAaacccgtgaattttcacgggtttaaacctagttgAATTTTAAAACTCAATTTTTGATCTCACACGGAAAACTATTCCCTATATAAAAAAGGAAAAGTCCGAAAATCCTTGCCAAGAGAAAAAGCTTAAAACTTGAACCCTAATAAAATCCTTGAACTAATCCTTAAAAAAATCATGAACTTAATTCTTGAAGACTTAGCAGTCGAACGTGAAGCGGTAAAGATGAGAATCGACAGGCTTAGTTCTCTTCCCGACGACATTCTTATCTTAATTATTTCCCTTCTTCCTCTCCAATTAGCGATCGCTACCGGAACTTTATCCCGTCGATGGCGTGGTCTCTGGACTAACACAACCTCTATCGACATCCCCCTCCGTTACGCTGATAAGATATTTAATCCCGATACCACATTGAAGAATACCATGAGACAAATTACCTCACCTTTCATCCATACCTTCAGTTTCGATTTTGTCCATACCTCCGTTAATCTGGACTTTTGGGCGCCTTGCATGGATTTTATAATTCGCGACGTTTGTAACCGGAACGTCCATCAACTTAAGGTAACATGGTGTAATCCTTCATCTTGGTATATTAATTTTGCATTACCAAGTGTTATTTTTCAAACGCAGTCGCTAGTATCGATTGAATTGGGCTCCAAAATTGGCTCGTTTATGCGTAAAGATTGGCAATTCCCCAATGATTGTGATACCATCAATCTTCCAAATTTGAAGAACTTAACCGTTCACTTTGGTCCGAATTATGAATCTATTGAAAAACTAATTAAGGCTTGTCCGTCACTCGAACAATTGTCATTAAATTGTTGGGCTAGGAATATCTTGCAAAGGCGCACATTTGTGATTAATTCCCCAAATTTAGAATACTTGGCTATTTCCGCTCCGAAATACATGCCTTTTTCCTTTGAAGACGATCCAATTGTGCTCCAAGCTTAAAATTGAAATTACTGATCTCCCCCAAGTTCGATTGGATAACGATAAACTGTCTAGATTTTATAAGGCGGTTTCTAATGTAAGAATCTTTACCCTTGATATTTCTGCAGTAGATGCCTTATCTACTATGGTGTTTCGCAATGTTACTCGGCTCACATTTAATATGAGACTGAGCCTCTATTTAAAAACCTTGTTGTCCGTGTTGGACATGTTTCCCGTAGTAGAGTTTTTGACCCTCAAATTTTGCGGTGTCGATAATGTTAAGGAGCAGCTGTTATATGGAAAGCCTAGCAATGTAAGCACCTCACGAGAAGCAATCAGAAGGATGAAGTCGATAAACGTGGAAATCAATAACAGGAGAAGTTATTGCAGGAGCGCGAAATCTTTGACACGCCTTATAATGGGTTTGTTAAGAAGCACTTGTGATTTGGAGCACTTGAATGTTAGTGTAAATGATTGTCGAGAGTGGCCGTTGAGTAATGTGATGCGTGATCAGGAACAAGAGTTAAATTTATGCGAGGAACTCTATCGCTATCAAACCATCTCCACTTGTGATGTTCAATTTAAAGGGAGATTTCTGAACATGTCTCGAAACGATGGTCCTAAAGTTACTACTACAAATGGCAAAGTTATCTATTTCCTTATTTCTCGGAAAGGTTTCATTCCTAAAGAACAATGATTTTTCTAATGGTTTGCGACCTCATATAGTATCGTCTCATCAGTAGAACTTAAAAGTATCTATTGTTTTCGATGATTTTCCAAAAATGTACGAGTATTTAACCGTTGTTAGAGTACTTAATTGGCATAGTGCATTTATACGTCGATATACAGTTGGTTTGCTTGAATTGCTTCTCATTCCGTGATTTTAACTTCACTACTAAGCCAGATGACGCAAATGATGAAGGCGGGAATGCGGGATGGTTGAGTGACTTGAGTCATTGCAACTCGACTTTAATTCAAACAAGCTCGCGGAAGGTTGCATTGGTACTATCTACAAGGTGAAGTTACTCATAATTTATACTATGTATGCATTATGGAGGATTAGCTCTTAATATAGGCTGAATGATATAATTAGATGCCAAAGGAATATTACCTTAACACCCTattcttttgaacttaatttcGGTTTCTAtatgttcagttcagttcagctcaattgCGCTATATTAATTATAGTATAAACTTACTTTTGTTTTtactaaataaaagaaaatttgccATAAGGGTCAAGTTCTGGTTATTAATTTAGTCTCGAGTCGGGGGCGTTTTAAAATAAATGGAGGCCCTGTGGGTGTGCACCACGAAAAAATGAGGCCTCAAATATCAATGCACAAGTGTAATATAGTTCGAAATTTGTATTGAAGTTCAtttataaaacttgtaaatttggtGACCAAAACCAGACGCCTAGCTCCGTGTTCGTGGCTGCACACTTGCACAGGTCCTTAGACGCCCCTGTCTAGAGTTTTGGGTAGCATCTACAAACTTATAAAGTAACTAGTATAGTTCCCGTGCTACAGCACAACAGGGTATTTTTTAGATTTGTTTATAAAGAGACTTTCTTATCaaattaattgcataaattaactgtACTTGCAGTTTAATGTTATGATGTACTGCGTACTAAATATAATCTTAGCAAGAGGTAGAAAACGAAAATTTACTACCATCAAAAGAcattttaagttaagttatttttgtcttaaacTATTTTTACTTTACGGTAAAAAATAACACTATAATATTAGTATATCATTACTTGATATgatattaaaataaaattaagtgaTGTAAGATTTAGTTAAAACGCCTATTAACCTTATAACGAAAACAGGTAAAATTAGTATACTACGCATTTAAaaagacaatttataaataattaaactaatatttttattttttatttttaataaaaaaaatacataaaaatttgttACGTCCTTTAGAAAACCATATTTAGAGTCTAACTGTTGAAAGATAATATAAGAAACAGATT is a genomic window containing:
- the LOC141629938 gene encoding F-box/FBD/LRR-repeat protein At2g04230-like, whose translation is MAVKEKAKKRRRKNNNFQFVEQTNDRLSSLHDDILIVIISCLPLRSAVVTGLLSRRWRGLWNNISSIIISDHKSDYKFVFSMFFSNVMRQIKSPFIHRFHLEFDDNVSIKHWRRPHYSWLRRICNRNVRELNLTWTPYFYGKHKPRLPSYVFQTRSLVSIELDSTYDWELLDYADPIILPNLKKLSLSFCCISCECLGKLIKSCLSLEELSLTSVEFRTDGYLKCSNQNLRRLFMYLRFGNRSKVVINAPKLEYLDVCASIKGVICLDEEPIALREAKHQISENHHPLDDEKRS